A single genomic interval of Drosophila virilis strain 15010-1051.87 chromosome 2, Dvir_AGI_RSII-ME, whole genome shotgun sequence harbors:
- the LOC6629606 gene encoding PP2C-like domain-containing protein CG9801 produces the protein MPSLRQKVTTYFRQLSFIAEPRDGRRRVNGNADEDDGSFITKYLEGRMEREFMPGGPEIYNGQNPTDMPVLKLGCYATGPDTITAACTGPDEGLTGIKRSKLHLSASYADDIDFIDTQQENEDAYGVRKSTPAAPALSSSTRLSNKFARPTGSRRQSNADQTTTGTAATGATAAAGMRSRKNSKSSLSAVSAAANESGGKATTIVVSMVSSSNSPAQDQNNKNLLNAKTEAATAAGHGNSERERLLREAVSNQNVAPNPIAHSTPVAGVENWQMDCDFAYGISVSLYENNMLTKEPMGNPIADCYGCVVRGDAAAMAMADGVNWGDGARLAARSAVHGCLDYLDRAVFGQAHECRATTTQELFVSLLRSLWEGHGCILEVGGALSTLTIAVVLPLDGAPGKYVVCACNVGDSLGYVYSKKHGVRELTQASHDISSMRDMRDALGALGPADGNKPELSNLTFSMSCIERGDIVFLTSDGISDNFDPVVGKFAEAWTPDVKLQHLQSAKLAPKRQNKSASAIYARLHPQSATPPSRTRQPKAGSPPSNMPSRPKYMRSQTLIEARHGVGAGTPVVPTPPIQRIPKSVLGLPLVTGPQRHALTLYRLEDLLSYGINGTFSPCASARRLCHLLIDFVRMITSARRKTLEQRELFYKLSTGPDGVKREVQLNRMQHRAARKRVVDSSAFGALPGKLDHATVLAYTVGGAASDASDADEADSGDGDGGGGGGNGNAAPVLQSKEFKETTF, from the exons ATGCCGTCGTTGCGGCAAAAGGTCACCACGTACTTTCGACAATTGAGTTTCATAGCGGAGCCGCGCGATGGCCGGAGGCGCGTCAACGGCAACGCGGACGAGGACGATGGCAGTTTTATAACCAAATATCTAGAGGG tCGCATGGAGCGTGAGTTTATGCCCGGCGGACCGGAAATCTATAATGGCCAGAATCCCACAGATATGCCCGTGCTGAAACTGGGCTGCTACGCCACCGGCCCGGACACCATCACTGCCGCCTGCACTGGTCCAGACGAGGGCCTGACAGGCATCAAACGCTCCAAGTTGCATTTAAGTGCCAGCTATGCGGATGACATTGACTTCATCGACACACAGCAGGAGAACGAGGATGCGTATGGCGTGCGCAAGAGTACGCCAGCAGCGCCCGCGCTTAGCTCATCGACGCGGCTGAGCAACAAGTTTGCAAGGCCGACGGGCTCCCGGCGCCAGAGCAATGCTGACCAGACCACAACAGGAACGGCAGCTACTGGAGCAACAGCGGCTGCAGGCATGCGATCCAGGAAAAACTCCAAAAGCAGCTTATCCGCCGTGTCGGCTGCAGCTAACGAGAGCGGCGGCAAGGCCACCACCATAGTGGTCAGCatggtcagcagcagcaatagtcCTGCCCAGGATCAGAATAACAAGAATCTTCTAAATGCTAAGACTGAGGCCGCCACGGCTGCCGGACACGGCAACTCGGAGCGCGAACGGCTGCTCCGCGAAGCGGTCAGCAATCAGAATGTCGCACCCAACCCCATCGCTCACTCCACGCCGGTGGCCGGCGTCGAGAACTGGCAAATGGATTGCGACTTTGCCTACGGCATTTCAGTGTCGCTTTACGAGAACAATATGCTGACCAAGGAACCGATGGGCAATCCCATTGCCGACTGCTATGGCTGCGTTGTGCGTGGCGATGCCGCGGCCATGGCCATGGCCGATGGCGTCAACTGGG GTGATGGAGCTCGGTTGGCCGCGAGATCCGCCGTGCATGGCTGCCTGGACTATCTGGATCGTGCGGTGTTTGGGCAAGCGCACGAGTGCCGGGCCACGACCACACAGGAACTGTTTGTAAGCCTGTTGCGCAGCCTGTGGGAGGGACACGGCTGCATATTGGAGGTGGGTGGAGCCCTGTCCACGCTGACAATTGCTGTGGTGCTGCCGCTGGACGGTGCACCTGGCAAATATGTGGTGTGCGCCTGCAACGTGGGTGACTCTTTGGGCTATGTGTACTCCAAGAAGCACGGCGTGCGCGAATTGACGCAAGCCTCCCATGATATTAGCTCCATGCGAGACATGCGTGACGCGTTGGGAGCTCTGGGACCAGCCGATGGCAACAAGCCAGAGCTAAGCAATCTCACATTCTCCATGAGCTGTATCGAGCGTGGCGACATTGTGTTTCTCACCTCCGACGGCATCAGCGACAACTTTGATCCAGTCGTTGGCAAGTTCGCCGAGGCCTGGACCCCGGACGTAAAGCTACAGCATTTGCAGTCAGCGAAACTGGCGCCCAAGCGCCAGAACAAAAGCGCATCAGCGATCTACGCCCGCTTGCATCCACAATCGGCCACGCCGCCCAGTCGAACACGCCAGCCAAAAGCTGGCAGCCCACCCAGCAATATGCCCAGTCGGCCCAAATATATGCGCTCCCAGACGCTGATCGAAGCGCGTCATGGTGTTGGCGCCGGCACACCTGTTGTACCAACGCCACCAATTCAGCGCATTCCCAAATCGGTGTTAGGCCTTCCGCTTGTTACTGGACCACAGCGTCATGCCCTGACGCTCTATCGTCTGGAGGATCTACTTAGTTATGGCATCAACGGAACTTTCTCACCTTGCGCCTCGGCGCGGCGACTGTGCCATCTGTTGATAGACTTTGTGCGTATGATCACCTCGGCACGTCGCAAGACCCTCGAGCAGCGTGAGCTCTTCTACAAGCTGTCCACAGGTCCGGATGGGGTCAAGCGAGAGGTGCAGCTGAATCGCATGCAACACAGAGCTGCCCGCAAACGCGTCGTCGACAGCAGTGCCTTTGGTGCGTTGCCTGGAAAACTGGATCATGCCACTGTGCTCGCCTACACCGTTGGTGGCGCAGCTTCAGATGCATCGGATGCGGATGAAGCTGATAGTGGTGATGGTGATGGAGGCGGTGGTGGCGGCAACGGGAACGCGGCGCCAGTGCTGCAGTCCAAGGAGTTTAAGGAGACAACATTCTAA